In Ananas comosus cultivar F153 linkage group 10, ASM154086v1, whole genome shotgun sequence, the following proteins share a genomic window:
- the LOC109716391 gene encoding receptor-like protein kinase At3g21340 isoform X4 produces the protein MLLLFFLLSFPFLLSSAPTPTPSPKPNPNPNNDPFLSGVANFSYNIDCGGTANFTSSLGRAWLSDRFFSAGNPGMVAEPHRFSQPQERTLRFFPPVSSGKKNCYSVPVPSGRYYIRTFTVYDNYDAKLRSPSFDVSVEGTLVFTWRSPWPEAAARSGAYSDLISPVLDAVAHVCFYSMATDPPVVASLEIAPVHPLAYDAASTGPDLILVNYGRLTAGGNLFGPGFTADPDAFSRVWQPDAGFRSPTVKIKALSAGGHQIFGSNQPPNYFPTLLYETAVTTVDPADALQYLLPVDTRLSYMIWFHFAEIDAGVNSAGRRVFDVVVGGNNVTRIDIFKEVGGFTAFKWHYIMENLTNTPLSVELVPVIGKPIICGLENYAMVPLDMATVPSQVVAMRALKESLRIPTRMGWNGDPCAPTIWDAWEGVTCHRSQDGQGLVVTQLDLASQGLKGYISDQISLLTNLVSLNLSSNSLGGTLPPGLGQESLVRLDLSSNQFSGSIPGSLGSSTLQIALLNNNELDGQVPERLYSIGVHGGVIEFFQSLR, from the exons ATGCTgctcctcttctttcttctcagCTTCCCCTTCCTTCTCTCCTCTGCTCCCACGCCGACTCCCAGTCCCAAAcccaatcccaatcccaatAATGACCCCTTTCTGTCCGGCG TGGCGAATTTCTCTTACAACATCGACTGCGGCGGCACGGCCAACTTCACGTCGTCGCTGGGGCGGGCCTGGCTGTCGGACCGGTTCTTTTCAGCGGGGAACCCCGGGATGGTGGCGGAGCCGCACCGCTTCTCGCAGCCGCAGGAGCGCACCCTCCGCTTCTTCCCGCCGGTCTCTTCCGGCAAGAAGAACTGCTACTCCGTGCCCGTGCCCTCGGGGCGCTACTACATCCGCACCTTCACCGTCTACGACAACTACGACGCCAAGCTCCGCTCCCCAAGCTTCGACGTCTCTGTGGAGGGCACCCTCGTCTTCACCTGGCGCTCGCCCTGGCCCGAGGCCGCCGCCCGCTCCGGCGCCTACTCCGACCTCATCTCCCCCGTCCTCGACGCCGTCGCCCACGTCTGCTTCTACAGCATGGCCACCGATCCCCCCGTCGTCGCCTCCCTCGAGATCGCCCCGGTCCACCCCCTCGCCTACGACGCCGCCTCCACCGGCCCCGACCTCATCCTCGTCAACTACGGCCGCCTCACCGCCGGAGGCAACCTCTTCGGCCCCGGCTTCACCGCCGATCCCGACGCCTTCTCCCGCGTCTGGCAGCCCGACGCCGGCTTCCGCAGTCCGACCGTCAAAATCAAGGCGCTCTCTGCTGGCGGGCACCAGATCTTCGGCAGCAACCAGCCCCCCAACTACTTCCCCACCCTCCTGTACGAAACCGCCGTCACCACCGTCGACCCCGCCGATGCCCTCCAGTACCTGCTGCCGGTCGACACCAGACTCAGCTACATGATCTGGTTCCATTTCGCCGAGATCGATGCCGGGGTCAATTCTGCTGGGCGGAGGGTCTTCGACGTGGTCGTCGGAGGGAACAACGTGACGAGGATCGACATATTCAAGGAGGTAGGGGGGTTCACGGCGTTCAAATGGCACTACATCATGGAAAACCTGACAAACACGCCGCTCAGCGTGGAGCTGGTCCCGGTCATCGGGAAGCCCATAATCTGTGGGCTCGAGAACTATGCAATGGTTCCTCTGGACATGGCCACCGTCCCGAGCCAAG TGGTTGCCATGAGGGCATTGAAGGAATCTCTTAGAATACCAACGAGGATGGGTTGGAATGGGGATCCTTGTGCTCCAACTATTTGGGATGCCTGGGAGGGAGTCACTTGCCATCGCAGCCAGGATGGACAGGGACTTGTAGTTACCCAATT GGATCTTGCAAGTCAGGGATTAAAAGGATACATCAGCGATCAAATAAGCCTTCTAACAAACTTGGTAAGCTT GAATTTAAGCTCTAACTCTTTGGGAGGAACTTTACCGCCAGGATTAGGCCAGGAATCTCTCGTTAGATT GGATTTGTCATCAAATCAGTTTTCTGGGAGTATTCCTGGTAGCCTAGGTTCATCCACTTTGCAAATTGC